A region from the Rubrivirga sp. SAORIC476 genome encodes:
- a CDS encoding polyprenol monophosphomannose synthase has product MADIFLSPPAPGGAVVVVPTYNETANIEAIVRQVLGLPGDLAVLVVDDGSPDGTGDLVDALRQQHPDRVGLLRRAGKLGLGTAYLDGFRVALDLGFSRLCEMDADFSHNPNDLPRLIAACAPEAEGGRGADVAIGSRYVDGLRVLNWPLGRLVLSYGAGVYTRLITRLPIRDVTAGFKCFRREVLEAIPFDRVKSNGYSFQIEMNYRAWRRGFTLVEVPIIFTERSEGESKMSSGIVREAMGKVWELRARALVGRL; this is encoded by the coding sequence GTGGCCGACATCTTCCTCTCCCCCCCTGCTCCCGGCGGCGCCGTCGTCGTCGTCCCGACGTACAACGAGACGGCGAACATCGAGGCGATCGTGCGCCAGGTCCTCGGCCTGCCCGGCGACCTCGCCGTCCTCGTCGTCGACGACGGCTCGCCCGATGGCACCGGCGACCTCGTGGACGCGCTCCGCCAGCAGCACCCGGACCGCGTCGGGCTGCTCCGGCGTGCGGGCAAGCTGGGCCTCGGCACGGCCTACCTCGATGGCTTCCGGGTCGCCCTGGACCTCGGCTTCTCGCGCCTCTGCGAGATGGACGCCGACTTCTCGCACAACCCGAACGACCTGCCGCGTCTCATCGCTGCCTGCGCGCCCGAGGCAGAGGGGGGCCGGGGGGCCGACGTGGCCATCGGCAGCCGCTACGTGGACGGGCTCCGGGTGCTCAACTGGCCGCTGGGGCGCCTCGTGCTGAGCTACGGGGCGGGCGTCTACACGCGCCTTATCACGCGGCTCCCCATCCGCGACGTGACGGCGGGCTTCAAGTGCTTCCGCCGCGAGGTGCTGGAGGCCATCCCGTTCGACCGCGTCAAGTCGAACGGCTACTCGTTCCAGATCGAGATGAACTACCGCGCGTGGCGGCGCGGCTTCACCCTCGTCGAGGTGCCGATCATCTTCACCGAGCGCAGCGAGGGCGAGAGCAAGATGAGCAGCGGCATCGTGCGCGAGGCGATGGGCAAGGTCTGGGAGCTTCGCGCGCGGGCGCTGGTCGGGCGGCTGTAG
- the pdhA gene encoding pyruvate dehydrogenase (acetyl-transferring) E1 component subunit alpha yields the protein MAGTTSTKQAPDADATSNGSANGAATFTPDVPDVTIFRNSGHTHESLGLSADDVLAMYRNMLLQRRFEERAAQMYGRQKIAGFLHLYIGQEAVSTGAVWAMRDTDPIITAYRDHGLALARGMSADSGMAELFGKIDGCSRGKGGSMHFFDVSRHFYGGHGIVGGQIPVGVGMGFASKYKEDGGCSMTFFGDGAINQGAFHEAANLAALYDVPALIIVENNEYAMGTSVERSRGDAQLYKQGYPYGMKTAVIDGMDLFEVYGAFKQIGDDARGETDGQTKPYFVEVQTYRYRGHSMSDPQKYRTKEEMEAKKNEDPIVRTRLYILNHDLATDEALEAIDEEVKAEVMASVEFAEQSPVPPVETMYEDVYASGHFPPTV from the coding sequence ATGGCCGGTACGACCTCCACGAAGCAGGCTCCCGACGCCGACGCGACCTCCAACGGGTCCGCCAACGGCGCTGCGACCTTCACGCCCGACGTCCCGGACGTCACCATCTTCCGCAACTCGGGCCACACGCACGAGTCGCTGGGCCTGAGCGCGGACGACGTGCTGGCGATGTACCGCAACATGCTGCTGCAGCGCCGCTTCGAGGAGCGGGCCGCCCAGATGTACGGTCGCCAGAAGATCGCAGGCTTCCTGCACCTCTACATCGGTCAGGAGGCCGTTTCGACCGGCGCCGTCTGGGCGATGCGGGACACCGACCCCATCATCACGGCCTACCGCGACCACGGGCTCGCGCTCGCGCGTGGCATGAGCGCCGACTCCGGCATGGCCGAGCTGTTCGGCAAGATCGACGGCTGCTCGCGCGGCAAGGGTGGCTCGATGCACTTCTTCGACGTCAGCCGCCACTTCTACGGCGGCCACGGCATCGTCGGCGGGCAGATCCCGGTGGGCGTCGGGATGGGCTTCGCGTCCAAGTACAAGGAGGACGGCGGTTGCTCGATGACCTTCTTCGGGGACGGCGCCATCAACCAGGGGGCGTTCCACGAGGCGGCCAACCTCGCGGCGCTCTACGACGTGCCGGCGCTCATCATCGTCGAGAACAACGAGTACGCGATGGGCACCTCCGTGGAGCGCTCTCGCGGCGACGCGCAGCTCTACAAGCAGGGCTACCCGTACGGCATGAAGACGGCCGTCATCGACGGCATGGACCTGTTCGAGGTCTACGGCGCCTTCAAGCAGATCGGCGACGACGCGCGCGGCGAGACCGACGGCCAGACGAAGCCTTACTTCGTCGAGGTCCAGACGTACCGCTATCGGGGCCACTCGATGTCCGACCCCCAGAAGTACCGGACGAAGGAGGAGATGGAGGCCAAGAAGAACGAGGACCCCATCGTCCGCACGCGCCTCTACATCCTGAACCACGACCTGGCGACCGACGAGGCGCTGGAGGCGATCGATGAGGAGGTGAAGGCCGAGGTCATGGCGTCGGTCGAGTTCGCCGAGCAATCGCCGGTGCCGCCCGTCGAGACCATGTACGAGGACGTCTACGCGTCCGGGCACTTCCCGCCGACCGTCTAG
- the pckA gene encoding phosphoenolpyruvate carboxykinase (ATP) has translation MNAPEPVLRHLAELGLDRTQTVYYNLPSARLIELSVRRGEGRLTSGGPLATRTDPHTGRSPNDRFIVREPSSEDAVAWGATNRPISETAFERLHGAMARYATGRDVFVRDCYAGADPRYRVRVRVITEKAWHSIFANNMFIRPATLEELEDFEPDYTVLDLCDFKATEKVNDELNSSTFVLLHLGRGLVLIGGTNYAGEIKKSIFSALNFSLPSQGVLPMHCSANEAVGGGNAAVFFGLSGTGKTTLSADASRVLIGDDEHGWSDEGVFNFEGGCYAKAIRLSPEGEPEIYATTQEFGTLAENVALRPDRTIDFDDATITENTRLSYPIDQIPNASESGMGGIPETVVFLTADAFGVLPPISRLTPDQAQYHFLSGYTAKVAGTERGVTEPKATFSACFGEPFMVLPPSRYAEMLGERIEQTGARVFLVNTGWTGGPYGTGERMKLAYTRRMVNAALAGELDDVETQTEPVFGLAVPVAIAGVPDAVLHPRETWADSAAYDAKAAQLAEMFADNFEKYRENVSEAVRLAGPLRETA, from the coding sequence ATGAATGCCCCGGAACCCGTCCTTCGCCACCTCGCCGAGCTGGGTCTCGACCGGACCCAGACGGTGTACTACAACCTCCCGTCGGCCCGGCTCATCGAGCTGTCCGTCCGCCGTGGCGAAGGCCGCCTGACCAGCGGCGGCCCGCTGGCCACCCGCACCGACCCCCACACGGGCCGGTCCCCCAACGACCGCTTCATCGTCCGCGAGCCCTCCAGCGAGGACGCCGTCGCCTGGGGCGCCACCAACCGGCCGATCTCCGAAACCGCCTTCGAGCGCCTCCACGGGGCGATGGCGCGCTATGCGACGGGTCGCGATGTGTTCGTGCGTGACTGCTACGCCGGGGCCGACCCGCGCTACCGCGTCCGCGTCCGCGTGATCACCGAGAAGGCGTGGCACTCGATCTTTGCCAACAACATGTTCATCCGCCCGGCCACGCTGGAGGAACTGGAGGACTTCGAGCCGGACTACACCGTGCTCGACCTCTGCGACTTCAAGGCGACCGAAAAGGTCAACGACGAGCTCAACTCGTCGACGTTCGTCCTCCTCCACCTCGGGCGCGGGCTCGTCCTGATCGGCGGGACGAACTACGCGGGCGAGATCAAGAAGTCCATTTTTTCTGCCCTCAACTTTTCCCTGCCGTCCCAGGGCGTGCTGCCCATGCACTGCTCGGCGAACGAGGCGGTCGGCGGCGGCAACGCGGCCGTCTTCTTCGGCCTCAGCGGCACCGGCAAGACCACCCTCTCGGCCGACGCCAGCCGCGTGCTCATCGGCGACGACGAGCACGGCTGGAGCGACGAGGGCGTCTTCAACTTCGAGGGCGGCTGCTACGCCAAGGCCATCCGCCTCAGCCCCGAGGGCGAGCCCGAGATCTACGCCACCACGCAGGAGTTCGGCACGCTCGCCGAGAACGTCGCCCTCCGGCCCGACCGGACCATCGACTTCGACGACGCGACGATCACGGAGAACACACGCCTCTCCTACCCCATCGACCAGATCCCGAACGCCAGCGAGAGCGGCATGGGCGGAATCCCGGAGACGGTCGTCTTCCTCACCGCCGACGCCTTCGGCGTGCTGCCGCCCATCTCGCGCCTGACGCCGGACCAGGCGCAGTATCACTTCCTGAGCGGCTACACGGCCAAGGTGGCGGGCACCGAGCGCGGAGTCACCGAGCCCAAGGCGACGTTCTCGGCCTGCTTCGGCGAGCCATTCATGGTGCTCCCGCCGAGTCGCTACGCCGAGATGCTCGGCGAGCGGATCGAGCAGACCGGCGCCCGCGTCTTCCTCGTCAACACGGGCTGGACCGGCGGACCGTACGGCACTGGCGAGCGGATGAAGCTCGCCTACACGCGCCGGATGGTGAACGCCGCGCTGGCCGGGGAACTGGACGACGTGGAGACACAGACGGAGCCGGTCTTCGGCCTCGCCGTGCCGGTCGCCATCGCGGGCGTGCCGGACGCCGTCCTGCACCCGCGCGAGACCTGGGCCGACTCGGCCGCCTACGACGCCAAGGCCGCCCAGCTGGCGGAGATGTTCGCCGACAACTTCGAGAAGTACCGCGAGAACGTCTCCGAGGCCGTCCGCCTCGCGGGGCCGCTGCGCGAGACGGCATAG
- a CDS encoding DUF3667 domain-containing protein: protein MPDLALPPPDLVTPDPPGEDTVVSDADRLAHQPPTTCLNCGAVLPGQFCPDCGQRDQPIRQPAHVFIGESVSEYFGLDGRLWRSLGLLLFRPGVLTEAYLDGRRTRYLRPLRLYLTATLLFFFLLSLLDPLQGGTLSITLDPVRADTTLTAADLAERLDERGDVYGIERDAVLSAAVLLPGLGRGDSLRALAADLAEADTLFQAWEDSLDAFPEDSLVAVSSLPVAVASALADTGRVEVSTVGQGLIQGIDDSIPEWAKGRLAQRLEATESPTERRLLTAQYQRAVVQQVPTALFLVLPLFALLLKLFFVAGAGTAPRHRPRPSRPAPDAPWWRQAAAQVALGWWTVGRWREARRVRRRRKKLRLARRRRIRGAVRRLRGVVWSLPALRPWRVRRLRQLRAAVRNAGSPYYSEHLVFGLHVHAFTFLVGAALLIVTRLGGEGSAWVSQMQVVLALSIPTYFLFAQKRVYRQSWPRTVLKATGIAMMYTVIVSIGTLVAAGLALRLS, encoded by the coding sequence GTGCCTGACCTCGCCCTCCCACCGCCCGACCTCGTGACCCCGGATCCGCCGGGGGAGGACACCGTCGTCTCCGACGCGGACCGGCTGGCGCACCAGCCGCCGACGACGTGCCTCAACTGCGGGGCCGTGCTGCCGGGCCAGTTCTGCCCCGACTGCGGGCAGCGCGACCAGCCGATCCGACAGCCCGCGCACGTCTTCATCGGCGAGTCGGTGTCGGAGTACTTCGGCCTCGACGGTCGGCTGTGGCGGTCGCTCGGGCTGCTCCTGTTTCGTCCCGGCGTCCTGACCGAGGCGTACCTCGACGGTCGGCGGACGCGCTACCTGCGCCCGCTGCGGCTCTACCTCACGGCGACGCTGCTGTTCTTCTTCCTCCTGTCGCTGCTGGACCCGCTCCAGGGAGGCACCCTGAGCATCACGCTGGACCCGGTTCGCGCGGACACGACGCTGACGGCTGCGGACCTGGCGGAGCGACTCGACGAGCGGGGGGACGTGTATGGCATCGAGCGCGACGCGGTGCTCTCGGCGGCTGTCCTCCTGCCGGGCCTCGGCCGTGGCGACTCGCTGCGGGCCCTGGCCGCCGACCTCGCCGAGGCCGATACGCTGTTTCAGGCCTGGGAGGATTCGCTGGACGCGTTCCCCGAGGACTCGCTCGTCGCAGTGTCCTCGCTCCCGGTCGCGGTCGCCTCCGCTCTGGCCGACACCGGCCGCGTGGAGGTGAGCACGGTCGGGCAGGGATTGATCCAGGGCATCGACGACAGCATCCCCGAGTGGGCGAAGGGCAGGCTCGCGCAGCGGCTCGAAGCGACCGAGTCGCCCACCGAGCGTCGGCTCCTGACGGCCCAGTACCAGCGAGCCGTCGTCCAGCAGGTGCCGACGGCGCTCTTCCTCGTCCTGCCGCTGTTCGCGCTCCTGCTCAAGCTGTTCTTCGTGGCGGGGGCCGGGACCGCGCCTCGGCACCGGCCTCGGCCGTCCCGGCCTGCGCCGGATGCCCCCTGGTGGCGACAGGCCGCCGCCCAGGTCGCGTTGGGGTGGTGGACGGTAGGACGCTGGCGGGAGGCGCGTCGCGTCCGCCGCCGGCGGAAGAAGCTGCGTCTGGCTCGACGGCGGCGCATCCGTGGAGCCGTGCGGCGGCTTCGGGGCGTGGTCTGGTCGCTCCCCGCGCTCCGGCCGTGGAGGGTTCGGAGGCTGCGGCAGCTTCGCGCGGCGGTCCGCAACGCCGGGAGCCCCTATTACAGCGAACACCTCGTGTTCGGGCTGCACGTCCACGCGTTCACGTTCCTGGTCGGCGCCGCGTTGCTCATCGTCACCCGCCTCGGAGGGGAGGGCAGTGCGTGGGTCTCCCAGATGCAGGTGGTGCTCGCCCTGTCGATCCCGACGTACTTCCTGTTCGCCCAGAAGCGGGTCTACCGGCAATCCTGGCCACGGACTGTGTTGAAGGCGACGGGCATCGCGATGATGTACACGGTGATCGTGAGCATCGGTACCCTGGTGGCCGCGGGCCTGGCGCTCCGGCTGAGCTAG
- a CDS encoding metallophosphoesterase, giving the protein MMEPASRTLAHLSDIHFGKIADERVVGALVEEVNAAAVDLVVVSGDLTQRARRHEFRAARAMLDAFEPPVVVVPGNHDVRAWWHHPVDRLWRPSKRFRKYIADDTTPAFAIDGLAAFGLNSAHGWTIKGGRIRSRHVAEMEAFFAEQPPETFRVLTLHHHLLHLDALGDHDVSRNARAALDAAQRANVDLVLCGHLHRSHVQLVELPVEAGGRTGLVIASAGTATSSRGRGSNKGINFYNRVEIEGAAFTVAERQFDPASGGFEEARRTTFERSLS; this is encoded by the coding sequence ATGATGGAACCCGCATCCCGTACCCTCGCCCATCTCTCCGACATCCACTTCGGGAAGATCGCGGACGAGCGCGTGGTCGGCGCGCTGGTCGAGGAAGTGAACGCGGCCGCGGTCGACCTCGTCGTGGTGTCCGGAGACCTCACGCAGCGGGCGCGCCGGCACGAGTTCAGAGCGGCGCGGGCGATGCTGGACGCCTTCGAGCCCCCCGTGGTGGTGGTCCCTGGCAACCACGACGTGCGGGCGTGGTGGCATCACCCGGTCGACCGCCTCTGGCGGCCCTCCAAGCGGTTCCGCAAGTACATCGCCGACGACACGACGCCTGCGTTCGCCATCGACGGGCTGGCGGCGTTCGGGCTCAACTCGGCGCACGGGTGGACCATCAAGGGCGGACGGATCCGCTCTCGCCACGTCGCGGAGATGGAGGCGTTCTTCGCCGAGCAGCCTCCCGAGACGTTTCGCGTGCTGACGCTCCACCACCACTTGCTCCACCTCGACGCACTCGGGGACCACGACGTGTCACGCAACGCTCGCGCCGCGCTCGACGCGGCTCAGCGCGCGAACGTCGACCTCGTGCTGTGCGGCCACCTCCACCGCAGCCACGTCCAGTTGGTCGAACTGCCCGTCGAGGCGGGGGGGCGGACCGGCCTCGTGATCGCGAGCGCGGGCACGGCCACGTCGTCGCGCGGGCGAGGCTCCAACAAGGGCATCAACTTCTACAACCGCGTCGAGATCGAGGGGGCGGCGTTCACGGTGGCCGAGCGGCAGTTCGACCCCGCGTCGGGCGGGTTCGAGGAGGCCCGGCGGACGACGTTCGAGCGGAGCCTCTCGTAA
- a CDS encoding dihydrolipoamide acetyltransferase family protein, protein MAIAVEMPKMSDTMEEGVLVAWLAEEGASVSAGDVIAQVETDKATMDLEVYDDGVLLKRVVGEGDSVPIGALIAVLGSEGESPDAILGQYGGDGASSASEATDVAPVDAPEASGDGAATEVPPAAPSTDGGRVKASPLARRMAEEAGLDLASIAGSGPDGRVVKRDIEAAQAGGTSSAPTPVEVPAAAPTPAPVPAPSSAVAPVAATTDASQDLRITQMRKTITRRLGQSFLLPHFYLTVDVDMTAAIAFRAEINALTEKQGLAKVSFNDLVTKAAASALGRHPYVNASYLEDEGVIRQHAGVHVAIAVAMPEGLITPVVRDADRKGLAAIAAETRELAGRARDGKLDPSEYAGSTFTTSNLGMFGISEFTAILNPPNACILAIGGIRDEPVVKDGAVVPGKRMALTLTCDHRVVDGATGAAFLGDVQAMLENPSLMLV, encoded by the coding sequence ATGGCGATTGCAGTTGAAATGCCCAAGATGAGCGACACGATGGAGGAGGGCGTCCTCGTGGCGTGGCTCGCCGAGGAGGGCGCCAGCGTGTCGGCGGGCGACGTGATCGCCCAGGTCGAGACCGACAAGGCCACCATGGACCTCGAGGTCTACGACGACGGCGTGCTGCTGAAGCGCGTCGTCGGCGAGGGCGACTCGGTGCCGATCGGTGCCCTGATCGCCGTCCTCGGGTCGGAAGGCGAGAGCCCGGATGCCATCCTCGGCCAGTACGGCGGCGACGGCGCCTCGAGCGCGTCGGAGGCCACCGACGTCGCGCCGGTCGACGCCCCCGAGGCCTCGGGCGATGGCGCGGCGACGGAAGTGCCGCCAGCGGCGCCCTCTACTGACGGCGGACGCGTCAAGGCGTCGCCCCTGGCGCGTCGGATGGCGGAGGAGGCGGGCCTCGACCTCGCCAGCATCGCAGGCTCAGGCCCCGACGGCCGCGTCGTCAAGCGCGACATCGAGGCGGCCCAGGCGGGCGGCACGAGTTCGGCACCCACCCCCGTCGAGGTGCCCGCGGCGGCGCCGACCCCCGCCCCCGTGCCTGCACCGTCGAGTGCGGTGGCGCCGGTCGCCGCGACCACGGACGCCAGTCAGGACCTCCGCATCACCCAGATGCGGAAGACCATCACGCGCCGCCTCGGCCAGTCCTTCCTGCTGCCGCACTTCTACCTCACGGTGGACGTGGACATGACGGCGGCCATCGCATTCCGCGCCGAGATCAACGCGCTGACGGAGAAGCAGGGGCTCGCCAAGGTCAGCTTCAACGACCTCGTCACGAAGGCCGCTGCCTCGGCGCTCGGTCGGCATCCCTACGTCAACGCGAGCTACCTGGAGGACGAGGGCGTCATTCGGCAGCACGCCGGCGTCCACGTCGCCATCGCAGTGGCCATGCCGGAGGGCCTCATCACGCCGGTCGTTCGCGACGCCGACCGCAAGGGGCTCGCAGCCATCGCCGCCGAGACGCGCGAACTGGCGGGCCGCGCCCGCGACGGCAAGCTGGACCCGTCCGAGTACGCGGGGTCGACGTTCACCACGTCCAACCTGGGCATGTTCGGGATCTCCGAGTTCACGGCCATCCTGAACCCGCCGAACGCCTGCATTCTCGCCATCGGCGGGATTCGCGACGAGCCCGTCGTGAAGGACGGCGCGGTGGTGCCGGGCAAGCGCATGGCGCTCACGCTGACCTGCGACCACCGGGTCGTGGACGGCGCGACCGGCGCCGCCTTCCTCGGCGACGTGCAGGCGATGCTGGAGAACCCGTCGCTCATGCTGGTCTGA
- a CDS encoding M20/M25/M40 family metallo-hydrolase, whose protein sequence is MRRLLLVLPLLALVACGDADAPADAPAAPFDASTAPAPPEAALAAIDTVALRAHIAALADDAMGGRGTGTPGEQLAVDYIIEQFRAAGLEGGMPDGSFTQDVPLRSIRVTEASPLTFRPDVGEPASFDFVEDAALGTDTDAASVALDGADLVFVGYGITAPGYDWDDFGDTDVSGKVLVAFVNDPPATAEEPALFQADTLTYNGRWTYKYEEARRRGAKGILLVHTEEMAGYPFGVVADDAFGAHPAGADVPEGALEVRGWISRRAGEALAEMSGSSLDAWMEMAAQRDFAPVELPVVADLTMEVEQTADLVGQNVVAKLPGRSAEGVVFGAHHDHLGTNDELVAAGQDGIYNGAVDNASGVAMMIEIAKAFAAAGQMERTIYFVTFTAEEAGLLGSAYFAQNPPIPLSQMVANVNVDSGNLYGPTEDIVGIGSERSDLRGLLATTAEAEGLTVSPDAAPNQGLFFRSDQLAFARGGVPAVFINTGDRFVGQDADYGQRMRDAYRADRYHQPSDELTDDLSFGGILQQTRVAFRLGYALAASDLAPQWRPSEAFAETRRQSMAD, encoded by the coding sequence ATGCGCCGACTTCTCCTGGTCCTCCCTCTCCTCGCCCTGGTCGCCTGCGGCGACGCCGACGCTCCGGCCGACGCGCCCGCAGCGCCGTTCGACGCCAGCACCGCTCCGGCGCCGCCCGAGGCGGCCCTGGCGGCCATCGACACGGTCGCTCTCCGCGCCCACATCGCCGCCCTCGCCGACGACGCGATGGGCGGGCGCGGCACGGGCACGCCGGGCGAGCAGCTCGCGGTCGACTACATCATCGAGCAGTTCCGCGCCGCCGGGCTGGAGGGCGGCATGCCCGACGGGTCGTTCACGCAGGACGTGCCGCTACGGAGCATCCGCGTCACCGAGGCCTCGCCGCTGACCTTCCGCCCCGATGTCGGCGAGCCCGCGTCGTTCGACTTCGTCGAGGACGCCGCGCTCGGCACCGACACCGACGCGGCCTCCGTCGCGCTCGACGGCGCCGACCTCGTCTTCGTCGGCTACGGCATCACCGCGCCCGGCTACGACTGGGACGACTTCGGCGACACCGACGTGTCGGGCAAGGTGCTGGTCGCCTTCGTCAACGACCCGCCTGCGACGGCCGAGGAGCCCGCCCTCTTCCAGGCCGACACGCTGACCTACAACGGCCGATGGACGTACAAGTACGAGGAGGCCCGGCGCCGCGGCGCGAAGGGCATTCTGCTGGTCCACACCGAGGAGATGGCCGGCTACCCGTTCGGCGTCGTCGCCGACGACGCGTTCGGCGCGCACCCCGCGGGCGCCGACGTGCCGGAGGGCGCCCTGGAGGTCCGCGGCTGGATCTCGCGGCGCGCGGGCGAGGCGCTGGCCGAGATGTCGGGCTCGTCGCTCGACGCCTGGATGGAGATGGCCGCACAGCGCGACTTCGCGCCGGTCGAACTGCCCGTCGTCGCCGACCTGACGATGGAGGTCGAGCAGACGGCCGACCTCGTCGGCCAGAACGTGGTCGCCAAGCTGCCCGGCCGCTCGGCGGAGGGGGTCGTGTTCGGCGCCCACCACGACCACCTCGGCACCAACGACGAGCTGGTGGCCGCGGGCCAGGACGGCATCTACAACGGCGCCGTCGACAACGCCTCCGGCGTGGCGATGATGATCGAGATCGCGAAGGCGTTCGCGGCAGCGGGCCAGATGGAGCGGACCATCTACTTCGTCACGTTCACGGCCGAGGAGGCCGGGCTGCTCGGCTCGGCGTACTTCGCCCAGAACCCGCCCATCCCGCTGTCCCAGATGGTCGCCAACGTCAACGTCGACAGCGGCAACCTCTACGGGCCCACCGAGGACATCGTGGGCATCGGCTCGGAGCGGAGCGACCTCCGCGGCCTCCTCGCCACGACGGCCGAGGCGGAGGGGCTGACCGTCTCGCCGGACGCCGCGCCCAACCAGGGGCTGTTCTTCCGGTCCGACCAGCTCGCCTTCGCGCGCGGCGGCGTCCCGGCCGTATTCATCAACACCGGCGACCGGTTCGTCGGCCAGGACGCGGACTACGGCCAGCGGATGCGCGACGCCTACCGCGCCGACCGCTACCACCAGCCGTCCGACGAGCTGACCGACGACCTCTCTTTCGGCGGCATCCTCCAGCAGACGCGTGTGGCCTTCCGTCTTGGCTACGCGCTCGCAGCGAGCGACCTCGCCCCCCAATGGCGTCCCTCGGAGGCCTTCGCGGAGACCCGCCGCCAGTCGATGGCGGACTGA
- the murF gene encoding UDP-N-acetylmuramoyl-tripeptide--D-alanyl-D-alanine ligase translates to MPYSTDTRTLQPGDTYVAIRGETHDGHAFVADAVAKGATALIVEEAVDVPETVQVEVVESSIQALVERASARVREVGCPVVAITGSVGKTTARAAVVSVLQQARTVKGSEGNKNTPLGLSLTLLNADLTPETVLVLEMGARLPGDIEELCDAFPPTVGVVTTVRPVHVETLGSIDGVEREKSEIVRALPEAGTAVLNGDDPRVRRMAEVTDARVLLYGTTPDCDVRPDHITAILPMLGDHAMSTALLATAVGRAFDMDDAAITRGLEAIRTEAGRLRRLAGVGGSTLIDDTYNASPDAALSALGVLASLPGARRTAILGDMLELGPSEVDQHHRVLAEALQVADRVWAVGSIMHDAAMRVSDATRLRLFATSRDAAEAVRAGDLGLGPDDVVLVKGSQGARMERVSEGVLHPDLDPAAELPRQSPQWKAIP, encoded by the coding sequence ATGCCCTACTCGACTGACACCCGCACCCTCCAGCCCGGCGACACCTACGTCGCCATCCGCGGCGAGACCCACGACGGCCACGCCTTCGTCGCCGACGCCGTCGCGAAGGGCGCGACAGCGCTGATCGTCGAGGAGGCCGTCGATGTGCCGGAGACGGTCCAGGTCGAGGTGGTCGAGAGCAGCATCCAGGCGCTCGTCGAGCGGGCGTCGGCGCGGGTGCGCGAGGTCGGCTGTCCGGTCGTGGCCATCACCGGCTCGGTCGGCAAGACGACCGCGCGGGCCGCCGTCGTGTCGGTGCTCCAGCAGGCGCGGACGGTGAAGGGGTCGGAGGGCAACAAGAACACGCCACTCGGCCTCTCGCTGACGCTCCTCAACGCCGACCTGACGCCCGAGACGGTCCTCGTGCTCGAAATGGGCGCCCGCCTCCCCGGCGACATCGAGGAACTGTGCGACGCCTTCCCGCCGACCGTCGGCGTGGTCACGACTGTGCGGCCGGTGCACGTCGAGACGCTGGGCAGCATCGACGGCGTCGAGCGCGAGAAGTCCGAGATCGTCCGCGCGCTTCCTGAGGCGGGCACGGCGGTGCTCAACGGCGACGACCCGCGCGTGCGCCGCATGGCCGAGGTCACCGACGCCCGCGTGCTTCTCTACGGCACCACGCCCGACTGCGACGTGCGCCCGGACCACATCACGGCGATCCTCCCCATGCTCGGCGACCACGCGATGTCCACCGCGCTGCTGGCGACCGCCGTCGGCCGTGCGTTCGACATGGACGACGCTGCGATCACACGTGGGCTGGAGGCGATCCGCACCGAGGCCGGGCGCCTCCGGCGGCTCGCGGGCGTCGGCGGGAGCACGCTCATCGACGACACCTACAACGCCTCCCCGGACGCGGCGCTCTCGGCGCTGGGCGTGCTCGCGTCGCTGCCCGGCGCGCGGCGGACGGCCATCCTGGGTGACATGCTGGAGCTCGGGCCGTCGGAGGTGGACCAGCACCACCGCGTCCTCGCTGAGGCGCTCCAGGTCGCCGACCGCGTCTGGGCCGTCGGGTCGATCATGCACGACGCGGCCATGCGGGTGTCCGACGCGACACGACTCCGCCTCTTCGCCACCTCCCGCGACGCCGCCGAGGCGGTCCGGGCTGGCGACCTCGGCCTCGGGCCGGACGACGTGGTGCTCGTCAAGGGCAGCCAGGGCGCGCGGATGGAGCGCGTGTCGGAGGGGGTGCTTCACCCTGACCTCGACCCGGCCGCCGAACTCCCGCGCCAGTCGCCCCAGTGGAAGGCGATTCCATAG